The proteins below are encoded in one region of Homo sapiens chromosome 2, GRCh38.p14 Primary Assembly:
- the PPM1B gene encoding protein phosphatase 1B isoform X4, translated as MGAFLDKPKTEKHNAHGAGNGLRYGLSSMQGWRVEMEDAHTAVVGIPHGLEDWSFFAVYDGHAGSRVANYCSTHLLEHITTNEDFRAAGKSGSALELSVENVKNGIRTGFLKIDEYMRNFSDLRNGMDRSGSTAVGVMISPKHIYFINCGDSRAVLYRNGQVCFSTQDHKPCNPREKERIQNAGGSVMIQRVNGSLAVSRALGDYDYKCVDGKGPTEQLVSPEPEVYEILRAEEDEFIILACDGIWDVMSNEELCEYVKSRLEVSDDLENVCNWVVDTCLHKGSRDNMSIVLVCFSNAPKVSDEAVKKDSELDKHLESRVEGLNAFEFQ; from the exons ATGGGTGCATTTTTGGATAAacccaaaactgaaaaacataatGCTCATGGTGCTGGGAATGGTTTACGTTATGGCCTGAGCAGCATGCAAGGATGGAGAGTGGAAATGGAAGATGCACACACAGCTGTTGTAGGTATTCCTCACGGCTTGGAAGACTGGTCATTTTTTGCAGTTTATGATGGTCATGCTGGATCCCGAGTGGCAAATTACTGCTCAACACATTTATTAGAACACATCACTACTAACGAAGACTTTAGGGCAGCTGGAAAATCAGGATCTGCTCTTGAGCTTTCAGTGGAAAATGTTAAGAATGGTATCAGAACTGGATTTTTGAAAATTGATGAATACATGCGTAACTTTTCAGACCTCAGAAACGGGATGGACAGGAGTGGTTCAACTGCAGTGGGAGTTATGATTTCACCTAAGCATATCTACTTTATCAACTGTGGTGATTCACGTGCTGTTCTGTATAGGAATGGACAAGTCTGCTTTTCTACCCAGGATCACAAACCTTGCAATCCAAGGGAAAAGGAGCGAATCCAAAATGCAGGAGGCAGCGTGATGATACAACGTGTTAATGGTTCATTAGCAGTATCTCGTGCTCTGGGGGACTATGATTACAAGTGTGTTGATGGCAAGGGCCCAACAGAACAACTTGTTTCTCCAGAGCCTGAGGTTTATGAAATTTTAAGAGCAGAAGAGGATGAATTTATCATCTTGGCTTGTGATGGGATCTGGGATGTTATGAGTAATGAGGAGCTCTGTGAATATGTTAAATCTAGGCTTGAGGTATCTGATGACCTGGAAAATGTGTGCAATTGGGTAGTGGACACTTGTTTACACAAG GGAAGTCGAGATAACATGAGTATTGTACTAGTTTGCTTTTCAAATGCTCCCAAGGTCTCAGATGAAGCGGTGAAAAAAGATTCAGAGTTGGATAAGCACTTGGAATCACGGGTTGAAG GTCTCAATGCTTTTGAGTTTCAATGA
- the PPM1B gene encoding protein phosphatase 1B isoform 2 (isoform 2 is encoded by transcript variant 2), producing the protein MGAFLDKPKTEKHNAHGAGNGLRYGLSSMQGWRVEMEDAHTAVVGIPHGLEDWSFFAVYDGHAGSRVANYCSTHLLEHITTNEDFRAAGKSGSALELSVENVKNGIRTGFLKIDEYMRNFSDLRNGMDRSGSTAVGVMISPKHIYFINCGDSRAVLYRNGQVCFSTQDHKPCNPREKERIQNAGGSVMIQRVNGSLAVSRALGDYDYKCVDGKGPTEQLVSPEPEVYEILRAEEDEFIILACDGIWDVMSNEELCEYVKSRLEVSDDLENVCNWVVDTCLHKGSRDNMSIVLVCFSNAPKVSDEAVKKDSELDKHLESRVEEIMEKSGEEGMPDLAHVMRILSAENIPNLPPGGGLAGKRNVIEAVYSRLNPHRESDGGAGDLEDPW; encoded by the exons ATGGGTGCATTTTTGGATAAacccaaaactgaaaaacataatGCTCATGGTGCTGGGAATGGTTTACGTTATGGCCTGAGCAGCATGCAAGGATGGAGAGTGGAAATGGAAGATGCACACACAGCTGTTGTAGGTATTCCTCACGGCTTGGAAGACTGGTCATTTTTTGCAGTTTATGATGGTCATGCTGGATCCCGAGTGGCAAATTACTGCTCAACACATTTATTAGAACACATCACTACTAACGAAGACTTTAGGGCAGCTGGAAAATCAGGATCTGCTCTTGAGCTTTCAGTGGAAAATGTTAAGAATGGTATCAGAACTGGATTTTTGAAAATTGATGAATACATGCGTAACTTTTCAGACCTCAGAAACGGGATGGACAGGAGTGGTTCAACTGCAGTGGGAGTTATGATTTCACCTAAGCATATCTACTTTATCAACTGTGGTGATTCACGTGCTGTTCTGTATAGGAATGGACAAGTCTGCTTTTCTACCCAGGATCACAAACCTTGCAATCCAAGGGAAAAGGAGCGAATCCAAAATGCAGGAGGCAGCGTGATGATACAACGTGTTAATGGTTCATTAGCAGTATCTCGTGCTCTGGGGGACTATGATTACAAGTGTGTTGATGGCAAGGGCCCAACAGAACAACTTGTTTCTCCAGAGCCTGAGGTTTATGAAATTTTAAGAGCAGAAGAGGATGAATTTATCATCTTGGCTTGTGATGGGATCTGGGATGTTATGAGTAATGAGGAGCTCTGTGAATATGTTAAATCTAGGCTTGAGGTATCTGATGACCTGGAAAATGTGTGCAATTGGGTAGTGGACACTTGTTTACACAAG GGAAGTCGAGATAACATGAGTATTGTACTAGTTTGCTTTTCAAATGCTCCCAAGGTCTCAGATGAAGCGGTGAAAAAAGATTCAGAGTTGGATAAGCACTTGGAATCACGGGTTGAAG AGATTATGGAGAAGTCTGGCGAGGAAGGAATGCCTGATCTTGCCCATGTCATGCGCATCTTGTCTGCAGAAAATATCCCAAATTTGCCTCCTGGGGGAGGTCTTGCTGGCAA gcgtaATGTTATTGAAGCTGTTTATAGTAGACTGAATCCACATAGAGAAAGTGATGgg
- the PPM1B gene encoding protein phosphatase 1B isoform 5 (isoform 5 is encoded by transcript variant 5), which yields MGAFLDKPKTEKHNAHGAGNGLRYGLSSMQGWRVEMEDAHTAVVGIPHGLEDWSFFAVYDGHAGSRVANYCSTHLLEHITTNEDFRAAGKSGSALELSVENVKNGIRTGFLKIDEYMRNFSDLRNGMDRSGSTAVGVMISPKHIYFINCGDSRAVLYRNGQVCFSTQDHKPCNPREKERIQNAGGSVMIQRVNGSLAVSRALGDYDYKCVDGKGPTEQLVSPEPEVYEILRAEEDEFIILACDGIWDVMSNEELCEYVKSRLEVSDDLENVCNWVVDTCLHKGSRDNMSIVLVCFSNAPKVSDEAVKKDSELDKHLESRVEEIMEKSGEEGMPDLAHVMRILSAENIPNLPPGGGLAGKRNVIEAVYSRLNPHRESDGQK from the exons ATGGGTGCATTTTTGGATAAacccaaaactgaaaaacataatGCTCATGGTGCTGGGAATGGTTTACGTTATGGCCTGAGCAGCATGCAAGGATGGAGAGTGGAAATGGAAGATGCACACACAGCTGTTGTAGGTATTCCTCACGGCTTGGAAGACTGGTCATTTTTTGCAGTTTATGATGGTCATGCTGGATCCCGAGTGGCAAATTACTGCTCAACACATTTATTAGAACACATCACTACTAACGAAGACTTTAGGGCAGCTGGAAAATCAGGATCTGCTCTTGAGCTTTCAGTGGAAAATGTTAAGAATGGTATCAGAACTGGATTTTTGAAAATTGATGAATACATGCGTAACTTTTCAGACCTCAGAAACGGGATGGACAGGAGTGGTTCAACTGCAGTGGGAGTTATGATTTCACCTAAGCATATCTACTTTATCAACTGTGGTGATTCACGTGCTGTTCTGTATAGGAATGGACAAGTCTGCTTTTCTACCCAGGATCACAAACCTTGCAATCCAAGGGAAAAGGAGCGAATCCAAAATGCAGGAGGCAGCGTGATGATACAACGTGTTAATGGTTCATTAGCAGTATCTCGTGCTCTGGGGGACTATGATTACAAGTGTGTTGATGGCAAGGGCCCAACAGAACAACTTGTTTCTCCAGAGCCTGAGGTTTATGAAATTTTAAGAGCAGAAGAGGATGAATTTATCATCTTGGCTTGTGATGGGATCTGGGATGTTATGAGTAATGAGGAGCTCTGTGAATATGTTAAATCTAGGCTTGAGGTATCTGATGACCTGGAAAATGTGTGCAATTGGGTAGTGGACACTTGTTTACACAAG GGAAGTCGAGATAACATGAGTATTGTACTAGTTTGCTTTTCAAATGCTCCCAAGGTCTCAGATGAAGCGGTGAAAAAAGATTCAGAGTTGGATAAGCACTTGGAATCACGGGTTGAAG AGATTATGGAGAAGTCTGGCGAGGAAGGAATGCCTGATCTTGCCCATGTCATGCGCATCTTGTCTGCAGAAAATATCCCAAATTTGCCTCCTGGGGGAGGTCTTGCTGGCAA gcgtaATGTTATTGAAGCTGTTTATAGTAGACTGAATCCACATAGAGAAAGTGATGgg